The proteins below come from a single Candidatus Flexicrinis affinis genomic window:
- a CDS encoding NGG1p interacting factor NIF3: MTDDLYIVTTVPESHVDAVLDAIASAGGGQIGSYTHCAFTNIGRGRFKPAEDANPHVGMVGQINAVDEWRVETFCARSQGRAVVDAIRAAHPYEQPVIYVIPLLDIDAL; encoded by the coding sequence ATGACCGACGATCTGTACATCGTCACCACCGTGCCGGAGTCGCATGTCGACGCCGTGCTCGACGCCATCGCGTCCGCCGGCGGCGGGCAGATCGGCAGTTACACCCACTGTGCCTTCACCAACATCGGGCGCGGGCGTTTTAAGCCGGCCGAAGATGCCAATCCGCACGTCGGCATGGTCGGCCAGATCAACGCCGTAGACGAGTGGCGAGTCGAGACCTTTTGCGCCCGTTCGCAGGGTCGCGCCGTCGTAGACGCCATCCGCGCCGCACACCCCTACGAACAGCCCGTCATCTACGTGATTCCATTGCTCGATATTGACGCGTTGTAG
- the murJ gene encoding murein biosynthesis integral membrane protein MurJ: MSARPPSIARASAIIAAGNIASRVLGLGREVVLSNLFGASRALEAFNNAVLVTRSLFDLLIAGHVNSAIVPVLSEIDSKHGRDSLWRVLAALAGIVVLALAVVVLVMIAAALPIARIIGGDAATVEETAGLIRLTAPALLLMCLFALYSGALYALRIFTYPALAAAVFNGTMVAVTLILGGSRQIEAAAVAWIAAAAAQLALQLYGLRSGRLRLSLHWRDPLVAPVLRRIGRLYVPVIGSLIVDLITTRFFTYALAARALIDHGNNYMQWATTLIQFPQGLVATAISAAVLPTLSRAAVAERDGEAAEGQSFADTLGLGLRMTTVLILPAALALAVLAVPIVQLVFEHGAFTPYDTGITALALRLYVIGLPFAAWDLLLVYAFYARQDTLTPALVGVASLIVYAIAAVLLFPTFDLYALMLADAVKHVTHASISAVLLARRGPVFANQRLIGTFARGLVASLGMAAIGLLVMQALAPLFGTNTLNEIVGVGLSLAACGATYLALGVILRLEELSMLRRVFRRLRG; the protein is encoded by the coding sequence ATGTCCGCCCGACCGCCGTCTATCGCCCGTGCATCGGCCATCATCGCCGCTGGGAACATCGCCAGCCGTGTGTTGGGCCTGGGCCGCGAGGTGGTCCTGTCGAACTTGTTCGGCGCGTCGCGGGCGCTCGAAGCGTTCAATAACGCCGTACTCGTCACTCGTTCGCTGTTCGATCTGCTGATCGCCGGCCACGTCAACAGCGCCATCGTGCCGGTGCTCAGCGAGATCGACTCGAAGCACGGGCGCGATTCCCTGTGGCGCGTGTTGGCGGCGCTGGCCGGGATCGTGGTGCTGGCGCTGGCCGTCGTCGTGCTCGTCATGATTGCGGCAGCGCTCCCGATCGCGCGCATCATCGGCGGTGACGCGGCGACGGTGGAGGAGACGGCCGGCCTGATCCGGCTGACCGCGCCGGCACTGCTGCTGATGTGCTTGTTCGCCTTGTACAGCGGCGCGCTGTATGCCTTGCGCATCTTCACCTATCCGGCGCTGGCCGCGGCGGTCTTCAACGGCACGATGGTGGCCGTCACGTTGATCCTCGGCGGGTCTCGCCAGATCGAAGCGGCGGCGGTGGCGTGGATTGCGGCGGCGGCGGCACAGCTCGCGCTTCAGCTTTACGGCCTGCGGTCCGGCAGACTGCGCCTGTCGTTGCACTGGCGCGATCCGCTGGTGGCGCCGGTGCTGCGCCGGATCGGCCGGCTGTACGTGCCGGTTATCGGCTCGCTGATCGTCGATCTCATCACCACGCGGTTCTTCACCTACGCGCTTGCCGCGCGCGCATTGATCGACCACGGCAACAACTACATGCAGTGGGCGACGACGCTCATTCAGTTCCCGCAGGGTCTGGTCGCAACGGCGATCAGCGCGGCGGTATTGCCGACGCTCAGCCGCGCCGCCGTCGCCGAACGGGACGGTGAAGCCGCCGAGGGACAGTCGTTCGCCGACACGCTTGGCCTCGGCCTGCGCATGACCACCGTGCTGATCCTGCCGGCGGCGCTGGCGCTGGCCGTGCTGGCCGTGCCGATCGTTCAGCTCGTGTTCGAGCACGGCGCGTTCACGCCGTACGACACCGGCATCACCGCGCTGGCGCTGCGGCTGTACGTGATTGGCCTGCCGTTTGCCGCGTGGGATCTGCTGCTGGTCTACGCGTTCTATGCGCGTCAGGACACGCTGACTCCGGCGCTGGTCGGTGTCGCCAGTCTGATCGTCTATGCGATCGCCGCCGTGCTTCTCTTCCCGACCTTCGATCTCTACGCACTCATGCTGGCTGACGCGGTCAAGCACGTCACGCACGCGAGCATCTCGGCCGTTTTACTCGCACGGCGCGGACCGGTGTTCGCCAACCAGCGGCTGATCGGCACGTTCGCGCGGGGCCTCGTTGCCTCGCTGGGGATGGCGGCGATCGGCCTGCTCGTGATGCAGGCGCTCGCCCCGTTGTTCGGCACCAACACGCTCAACGAAATCGTCGGTGTCGGCCTGAGCCTCGCCGCCTGCGGCGCGACTTATCTGGCACTGGGTGTGATTCTGCGCCTCGAAGAACTGTCGATGCTGCGGCGCGTCTTCCGCCGGTTGCGGGGCTAA
- a CDS encoding DUF4231 domain-containing protein, translated as MASNPPPIDQPGETPPPPIPEAPPQRPPSQPQKPPRYEPPGANHAGNAQDARWVPEWFKYMPKFRFNDSDESAAFQLLPEDDLNEMLATCTPEAAQSILQDLHVLDKEVLRLFRRLDYEAARQQNRYRRSQLMYALLALAATIVGSIMALTLESAPRLTPWLGGIETIIAGLTSFIAALTADEPPQQLWLQNRLKAEHLRREYFRYLMRLEPYDGVEDRFDRETLLAKRAADINRGFFPESPVQPK; from the coding sequence ATGGCGTCGAATCCACCACCCATCGACCAACCCGGTGAAACGCCTCCGCCGCCGATCCCCGAGGCGCCGCCGCAGCGTCCGCCGAGTCAGCCGCAGAAGCCGCCGCGCTACGAACCGCCCGGAGCCAATCACGCAGGAAACGCGCAAGACGCGCGGTGGGTTCCGGAGTGGTTCAAGTACATGCCGAAGTTCCGCTTCAACGATTCCGACGAGTCGGCCGCGTTTCAACTGCTGCCGGAAGACGACTTGAACGAGATGCTCGCCACCTGTACGCCGGAGGCGGCACAGTCCATCCTCCAAGACCTGCACGTACTGGATAAGGAAGTGCTGCGGCTGTTCCGCCGGCTCGACTACGAAGCGGCGCGGCAGCAGAATCGTTACAGGCGCTCGCAGTTGATGTACGCGCTGCTGGCGCTGGCCGCGACAATCGTCGGCTCGATCATGGCGCTAACGCTGGAGTCGGCCCCGCGGCTGACGCCGTGGCTGGGCGGCATTGAGACCATCATCGCCGGTCTGACGTCGTTCATCGCCGCGTTGACTGCCGACGAGCCGCCGCAGCAGTTGTGGTTGCAGAACCGCCTCAAGGCCGAGCACCTGCGCCGCGAGTACTTCCGCTACCTTATGCGCCTCGAACCTTATGATGGCGTCGAAGACCGCTTCGATCGCGAAACGCTGCTGGCCAAACGTGCTGCTGACATCAACCGCGGCTTCTTCCCGGAATCCCCGGTCCAGCCGAAGTAG
- a CDS encoding YfhO family protein → MRSITLRRCGPRATWRCGHSTYRCGRIRCSWACHCWPTSQLGTFYPPNWLTVWLPAWDALKVSVLIHVAWAAAGALVLARRSVGLGLVPALVAAAVFALGGYVGAHVEQINQLQGIAWMPWAAACFLPPASGQQSRGGRIVSLLALSGILALIALSGHTQTLFITGVMLGVLALVPRGERGAREVVTGTGLRLIGLAAASVIALALAAVQILPTLELTGLSNRSGGFSALAAMAFSWNPNLAARGLLPSLDGQVFGEYVAYLGVFGLGLAVWGALYGRRARWPWLVLAVVGVVLALGLYTPVYWALAELPGFNLFRVPARWLAFVALGGSMLAGLGADALLKRTAKKPNRGLLAAVGLVALLAVLSVWRAPASADEVDGSSSPTLSTILFWAAAGLMFANVVLLSRQTARRGLLTVLLVGITAGELAIAATNMPHADLVDPAAASDPRLTAYQIEADGGGRLLSISNGYFDTYDHDALLDYYDLVGMTERAAKAGLTAAKLKELQAPNFPLLYGLSTADGFGGGLVPTVYYSAFSALLLPEGEPRTQDGRLRELLALPACLGACVPENRWLDLAGVKYLVLDKTADRFYDDIQFDVSLPVRLSGGGTSQSGSVSPTFAADELHVLLAGDPSNLRAWFNVRPTVEMTLIDARQVDDRLTLARFTAALTSVESVALRSESEDITVRAATLVDTRSGAFDMVPLGGWDKLLSSDIKLYRRQSGTVVWPFLARVDTVLPDSWDGSEAAIERMRDPAFDPLTAAVVHGAPDDLATPSADIPALSLVVSYTRAGTHSEATVVNTASVPLALVFNTAYFPGWTATLDGADTPLYRADIMFQAVIIPPGEHTVTVDYRPPWVRPLLAFAAFAWAAWILALFATVRLSRR, encoded by the coding sequence ATGCGTTCCATTACTTTACGCCGCTGTGGGCCGCGCGCGACGTGGCGCTGCGGTCATTCGACCTACCGATGTGGACGGATCAGGTGTTCATGGGCGTGCCACTGCTGGCCGACCTCGCAGCTTGGCACCTTCTATCCGCCGAACTGGCTCACCGTGTGGCTGCCGGCGTGGGACGCGCTCAAGGTCAGCGTGCTGATTCATGTCGCGTGGGCAGCGGCTGGTGCGCTGGTGCTGGCCCGGCGCAGTGTAGGACTCGGCCTCGTTCCGGCGCTGGTCGCAGCGGCCGTGTTTGCGTTGGGTGGATACGTCGGCGCGCATGTCGAACAGATCAACCAGCTTCAGGGGATCGCGTGGATGCCGTGGGCGGCGGCGTGTTTTCTTCCGCCGGCGTCCGGCCAACAGAGTCGCGGCGGGCGGATCGTCTCGCTGCTGGCGTTGTCCGGTATTCTGGCGCTGATCGCCCTCAGCGGGCACACGCAAACACTGTTCATTACCGGCGTGATGCTGGGCGTGCTGGCGCTCGTCCCGCGCGGCGAACGCGGCGCCCGCGAAGTCGTGACCGGTACGGGCCTGCGTCTGATCGGACTGGCAGCCGCGTCGGTGATCGCCCTGGCATTGGCCGCCGTGCAGATTCTGCCGACACTGGAACTCACCGGATTAAGCAACCGATCGGGCGGGTTTTCGGCGCTGGCGGCGATGGCGTTTAGCTGGAACCCAAACCTCGCCGCGCGCGGCCTGCTGCCCAGCCTCGACGGGCAGGTGTTCGGTGAATATGTCGCGTATCTCGGCGTGTTCGGGCTGGGATTGGCGGTGTGGGGCGCGTTATATGGCCGCCGCGCGCGCTGGCCGTGGCTCGTGCTCGCGGTCGTCGGAGTCGTGTTGGCGCTCGGGCTGTACACGCCAGTTTACTGGGCACTGGCCGAACTGCCGGGTTTCAACCTGTTTCGCGTGCCGGCGCGTTGGCTGGCGTTCGTCGCATTGGGCGGCTCGATGCTGGCCGGCCTCGGCGCCGATGCGCTGCTGAAGCGCACTGCCAAGAAGCCCAACCGCGGACTGCTCGCTGCCGTGGGGCTGGTCGCCCTGCTGGCGGTCCTCAGTGTGTGGCGCGCGCCGGCCTCCGCCGACGAGGTCGATGGATCGTCCAGCCCGACCTTGTCCACCATCCTGTTCTGGGCAGCCGCCGGTCTGATGTTCGCCAACGTCGTGCTGCTCTCGCGGCAGACGGCGCGCCGTGGACTGCTGACCGTGCTGCTGGTGGGGATCACCGCCGGCGAACTGGCGATTGCCGCCACCAACATGCCGCATGCCGATCTGGTCGATCCAGCCGCGGCCAGCGACCCGCGGTTGACCGCGTATCAGATCGAGGCGGATGGCGGCGGACGGCTGTTGTCGATCTCCAACGGCTACTTCGACACGTACGACCACGACGCCCTGCTCGACTATTACGACTTGGTCGGCATGACCGAACGCGCGGCAAAGGCGGGACTGACCGCCGCCAAGCTGAAGGAGTTACAGGCGCCGAATTTCCCACTGCTGTACGGCCTGTCGACCGCCGACGGCTTCGGCGGCGGGTTGGTGCCAACCGTGTACTACTCGGCGTTCTCGGCGCTGCTGCTGCCGGAAGGCGAGCCGCGTACGCAGGACGGACGGTTACGTGAGCTGCTCGCGCTGCCGGCGTGCCTCGGCGCGTGCGTGCCGGAGAATCGGTGGCTCGACCTCGCCGGCGTCAAATACCTCGTCCTCGACAAGACCGCCGACCGGTTCTACGACGACATCCAGTTCGACGTCAGCCTGCCGGTGCGCCTGTCCGGCGGAGGCACGTCGCAGTCCGGGTCGGTCAGTCCAACGTTCGCGGCCGATGAACTGCATGTGTTGCTCGCCGGCGACCCATCCAATCTGCGGGCGTGGTTCAATGTCCGCCCCACGGTCGAGATGACTCTCATTGACGCCCGCCAAGTCGACGACCGACTAACGTTGGCGCGCTTCACTGCCGCGCTGACATCCGTCGAAAGCGTCGCGCTCCGCAGCGAATCGGAGGACATCACTGTGCGCGCTGCTACGCTTGTGGATACCCGTTCCGGCGCGTTCGACATGGTGCCGCTGGGCGGCTGGGACAAGCTGCTTTCAAGCGATATCAAGCTCTACCGGCGCCAGTCCGGCACGGTCGTGTGGCCATTCCTCGCCCGTGTCGACACCGTCCTGCCCGACTCGTGGGACGGCAGCGAGGCGGCCATCGAACGCATGCGCGATCCGGCTTTCGATCCGCTGACCGCCGCGGTCGTCCACGGCGCGCCGGACGATCTGGCTACGCCATCCGCCGACATCCCGGCCCTCAGCCTTGTCGTATCGTACACACGGGCCGGCACCCACAGCGAGGCGACCGTCGTCAATACGGCGTCCGTGCCGCTGGCGTTGGTGTTCAACACGGCCTATTTCCCGGGCTGGACGGCAACCCTCGACGGCGCGGACACCCCCCTTTACCGCGCGGACATTATGTTCCAAGCGGTGATCATCCCGCCCGGCGAACACACGGTCACCGTCGACTACCGACCGCCGTGGGTTCGGCCACTGCTGGCCTTTGCAGCCTTTGCGTGGGCGGCGTGGATCCTTGCATTGTTCGCCACCGTTCGCCTCAGCAGACGCTAG
- a CDS encoding CoA transferase has protein sequence MSLEGVRVLDFSRVLAGPYCTMLLGDLGADVVKVESPQGDETRQWGPPWAGDGPDRQSAYYLSVNRNKRSIVLNLKDPDGQRIARALAVRAQIVVENFKPGQMARFGLDYDTLRADNPAVVYASITGYGQTGPYADRPGYDHVIQAMSGLMSITGPPDGPGYKVGVAVADVFTGLFALSAILDALRDAERTGQGRHLDLALLDSQLSALVNVASAALVSGQTPRRYGNAHATIVPYQNFDAADAPFALAVGNDGQFAALCRILDRPDLASDPRFATNPARVTHRDALIAELAPAFASRPAAYWVEACLAAGIPAGPVNTVTQALESEHAAAHHLVRDVTLGNGTPIRSVASPLLPDAPGAIRYPPPLLGQHTSEVLGEWLG, from the coding sequence GTGTCGTTAGAGGGCGTGCGCGTCCTGGACTTTTCGCGCGTGCTGGCCGGCCCGTACTGCACGATGCTGTTGGGCGACCTCGGCGCGGATGTCGTCAAAGTCGAAAGCCCGCAGGGCGACGAGACGCGCCAGTGGGGCCCGCCGTGGGCCGGTGACGGCCCCGACCGCCAGAGCGCGTATTACCTGTCGGTCAACCGCAACAAACGCAGCATCGTCCTGAACCTCAAAGACCCGGACGGCCAGCGCATCGCCCGCGCACTGGCCGTCCGCGCGCAGATCGTGGTCGAGAACTTCAAGCCGGGGCAGATGGCCCGTTTCGGCCTCGACTACGACACTCTGCGCGCCGACAACCCCGCCGTGGTCTACGCCAGCATCACCGGCTACGGACAGACCGGCCCGTACGCTGACCGCCCCGGCTACGACCACGTGATTCAAGCCATGTCCGGCCTGATGTCGATCACCGGGCCGCCGGACGGCCCCGGCTATAAGGTCGGCGTGGCGGTGGCCGACGTGTTCACCGGCCTGTTCGCCCTGAGCGCGATCCTCGACGCCCTGCGCGACGCCGAACGCACCGGACAGGGCCGGCATCTCGACCTCGCGCTGCTCGATTCGCAGCTATCCGCGCTCGTCAATGTTGCCAGCGCCGCATTGGTCAGCGGGCAGACCCCGCGCCGCTACGGCAACGCCCACGCGACCATCGTCCCGTATCAGAACTTCGACGCGGCGGATGCGCCGTTCGCGCTGGCGGTCGGCAACGACGGGCAGTTCGCCGCGTTGTGCCGCATCCTCGACCGCCCCGATCTCGCGTCCGACCCGCGCTTTGCGACCAATCCGGCGCGTGTGACCCACCGCGACGCGCTGATCGCCGAGCTTGCGCCGGCATTCGCGTCACGTCCGGCAGCGTATTGGGTCGAGGCGTGTCTGGCGGCGGGGATTCCGGCGGGGCCGGTGAATACAGTGACGCAGGCGTTGGAGAGCGAGCACGCGGCGGCGCATCATCTCGTGCGCGACGTCACGCTGGGGAACGGCACGCCGATCCGGTCGGTGGCGTCACCGCTGCTGCCGGACGCTCCCGGCGCGATTCGCTACCCGCCGCCGCTCCTCGGCCAGCACACGTCCGAGGTGTTGGGCGAGTGGCTGGGGTGA
- a CDS encoding adenylyltransferase/cytidyltransferase family protein — translation MPVLSLPEAVLLRNTFADTGRSVVFTNGHFDLLHIGHVQYLQAARRLGDALFVGVNGDESTRRLKGEGRPYTPAVERAALIDALKPVTAVIVFEEDTANAVIEMLRPDIYVKGGDYHDKPLPERELVENLGGRVELIDLVPERSTTALIARIRAAP, via the coding sequence ATGCCTGTCCTGAGCCTGCCCGAAGCCGTCCTGCTGCGCAACACCTTCGCCGATACCGGCCGTTCGGTCGTCTTTACCAACGGCCATTTCGACCTGTTGCACATCGGCCACGTCCAGTATTTGCAGGCCGCCCGCCGCCTGGGTGACGCGTTGTTCGTCGGCGTCAACGGCGACGAGTCGACCCGTCGGCTCAAAGGCGAGGGGCGGCCGTACACGCCCGCCGTCGAACGCGCCGCGCTGATCGATGCGCTCAAGCCAGTCACGGCCGTCATCGTATTCGAGGAGGACACGGCCAACGCGGTCATCGAGATGCTGCGGCCCGACATCTACGTCAAAGGCGGTGACTATCACGACAAGCCGCTTCCGGAGCGCGAGCTGGTCGAAAACCTCGGCGGGCGCGTCGAGCTGATCGACCTTGTGCCGGAGCGCAGCACCACCGCGCTGATCGCCCGCATCCGCGCCGCGCCCTAA
- a CDS encoding polyprenol monophosphomannose synthase — protein sequence MPKLTVVLPTYNEAENLALLVEALLGLDIPDLHVLVVDDNSPDGTGRIADELAAEMPGRVSVQHNPGKGGLGPAYIGGFQRAIAEGAELVLQMDTDFSHQPKYIPSMLAAVNAGADVVIGSRYVKGGSVDEHWGPHRKLLSWWANRIYVRTILGLPINDATSGFRLWRASALKGIGLERIRSNGYVFLVELAYVAHRLGYKLGEVPIHFPDRERGASKMDTRIMVEAALRVWQILFRHRALKPTHREQTS from the coding sequence ATGCCCAAACTGACGGTCGTCCTGCCGACCTACAACGAAGCCGAAAACCTTGCCCTGCTGGTCGAAGCCCTGCTCGGCCTCGACATCCCCGACCTGCACGTGCTCGTCGTGGACGACAACTCGCCGGACGGTACCGGCCGCATCGCCGACGAACTCGCCGCCGAAATGCCGGGGCGCGTCAGCGTGCAGCACAACCCGGGCAAGGGCGGGTTGGGTCCGGCGTATATCGGTGGATTCCAGCGCGCCATCGCCGAGGGCGCCGAGCTTGTCCTGCAGATGGACACCGATTTCAGCCACCAGCCCAAGTACATTCCGTCCATGCTCGCCGCCGTCAACGCCGGCGCGGATGTCGTGATCGGCTCGCGTTACGTCAAAGGCGGCAGCGTCGACGAGCATTGGGGCCCGCACCGCAAACTGCTGAGCTGGTGGGCGAACCGAATCTACGTCCGCACGATCCTCGGCCTGCCGATCAACGACGCGACCAGCGGTTTCCGGCTGTGGCGCGCATCGGCGCTCAAAGGCATCGGGTTGGAGCGCATCCGGTCGAACGGCTACGTGTTTCTGGTCGAACTGGCCTACGTCGCGCATCGCCTCGGCTACAAGCTCGGCGAAGTGCCGATCCACTTCCCGGATCGCGAGCGTGGCGCATCGAAGATGGATACGCGCATCATGGTCGAGGCCGCCCTGCGCGTGTGGCAAATCCTGTTCCGCCACCGCGCGCTGAAGCCCACCCACCGCGAACAGACCTCATGA
- a CDS encoding SRPBCC domain-containing protein, with protein sequence MDTEQVFKAMADANRRTLLDRLFQRDGQTLGELQSALPDMTRFGVMKHLQVLETAGLITTHKVGREKFHYLNTVPIQQVYDRWVSKFSQPWARSLVDLKTALEETPMTEKPNHVYEVFIKTTPEQLWNALTQGDITRLYYFGTRVKSDWTPGSAYAYHYDSPEAQVMLEGEVLEADPPRKLVTTFRPVWNDGPEGRRTSRVTFEIEQLGPACRLVLTHSGLNPDAPLTQGIGSGWAQILSGLKTLLETGEPLVVEMPQAEEA encoded by the coding sequence ATGGATACGGAACAGGTGTTCAAAGCCATGGCGGATGCCAACCGCCGCACCCTTCTCGACCGGCTCTTCCAGCGCGACGGCCAAACGCTGGGCGAGCTGCAATCCGCCCTGCCGGACATGACCCGCTTCGGCGTCATGAAACACCTGCAGGTGCTGGAGACCGCGGGGCTGATCACCACGCACAAGGTCGGGCGGGAGAAGTTTCACTACCTGAACACCGTCCCCATCCAACAGGTCTACGACCGCTGGGTGAGCAAGTTTTCCCAGCCGTGGGCCCGCTCGCTCGTCGATCTAAAGACCGCACTCGAGGAGACCCCCATGACCGAGAAGCCCAACCACGTCTACGAAGTCTTCATCAAAACGACGCCCGAACAGCTTTGGAACGCGCTCACGCAAGGCGACATCACGCGGCTGTACTACTTCGGCACGCGCGTCAAGTCGGACTGGACGCCCGGCTCGGCGTACGCCTATCACTACGACAGCCCTGAGGCGCAGGTGATGCTCGAAGGCGAAGTGCTCGAAGCCGACCCGCCGCGCAAGCTGGTCACGACCTTCCGCCCGGTGTGGAACGACGGCCCCGAGGGCCGGCGCACGTCGCGGGTCACGTTCGAGATCGAGCAGCTCGGGCCGGCGTGCCGCCTCGTGCTGACCCACAGCGGCCTCAATCCGGACGCACCGCTCACGCAGGGCATCGGCTCGGGCTGGGCGCAGATCCTCAGCGGCCTGAAGACCCTGCTGGAGACCGGCGAGCCGCTCGTCGTCGAGATGCCGCAAGCCGAGGAGGCGTAA
- a CDS encoding type II toxin-antitoxin system VapC family toxin has translation MSDIVLDSGIFIASVFPETLSPQAQQLIKYLQDENTTLHAPVLLRYEFVAVCRKAVFQGRVTVEEGLRARDRLLDYPITLHFNSALLKRGYELAATYNRPTAYDAQYLAVAEQLSCAFWTADERMFNAMKDRFPSIHWLGNWTTAT, from the coding sequence TTGAGCGATATCGTTCTGGACTCAGGGATCTTCATCGCCAGCGTCTTTCCAGAAACACTCTCTCCACAAGCGCAGCAGCTTATCAAGTACCTGCAGGACGAGAACACGACGCTCCATGCACCGGTTCTACTTCGATACGAATTTGTCGCAGTTTGTCGCAAGGCGGTTTTTCAAGGGCGCGTGACGGTTGAAGAAGGACTACGCGCGCGCGATAGACTGCTTGATTATCCCATCACCCTTCATTTCAACAGCGCGTTGCTCAAGCGGGGATACGAGTTGGCAGCGACGTATAACCGCCCCACCGCCTATGATGCACAATACCTCGCCGTGGCCGAACAACTTTCCTGCGCGTTTTGGACAGCCGACGAGCGTATGTTCAACGCGATGAAAGACCGGTTTCCGAGCATTCATTGGCTGGGGAACTGGACGACAGCAACGTAA
- the pgeF gene encoding peptidoglycan editing factor PgeF produces MQRIDGPVPYYTFDGFEGTTHAVFTRHGGVSPEPFGSLNTGGFIGDSQDNVRRNHEIMAEAMRVDPQRMTTTWQVHGNETVRVLRPSRDRRWLAQADGMITDRHDVVLTMRFADCTPILAVDTVRGVIGIAHAGWRGTVRGAASSLIRAMTHAYGTNPADVQAGVGPSIGPRRYQVGEEVVRAAHTYFGDIDRLIRRDPSDGTAYFDLWEANRRDLANAGVERIEVMGVCTAERTDDFFSHRAEKGMTGRFGALICLS; encoded by the coding sequence ATGCAGCGCATCGACGGCCCGGTGCCGTATTACACCTTCGACGGTTTCGAAGGCACGACCCACGCGGTATTTACGCGGCACGGCGGCGTCAGCCCGGAGCCGTTCGGATCGCTCAACACGGGCGGATTCATCGGCGATTCGCAGGACAACGTGCGGCGCAATCACGAGATCATGGCGGAGGCGATGCGCGTTGACCCGCAGCGCATGACGACGACGTGGCAGGTACACGGCAACGAAACGGTGCGCGTGCTGCGCCCCTCGCGCGACCGGCGCTGGCTGGCGCAAGCGGACGGCATGATCACCGACCGGCACGACGTGGTGTTGACCATGCGCTTCGCCGACTGCACGCCGATCCTCGCGGTCGATACGGTGCGCGGGGTGATCGGTATTGCCCACGCGGGCTGGCGTGGCACGGTGCGTGGTGCGGCTTCCTCGTTGATCCGCGCAATGACTCACGCCTACGGTACCAACCCCGCCGACGTGCAAGCCGGCGTGGGGCCCTCCATCGGCCCGCGCCGTTACCAGGTTGGCGAGGAGGTTGTGCGCGCCGCACACACCTATTTCGGCGACATCGACAGGCTGATCCGCCGCGATCCATCCGATGGCACGGCCTACTTCGACCTGTGGGAGGCCAACCGGCGCGACCTCGCCAACGCTGGCGTCGAACGGATCGAAGTTATGGGCGTGTGCACCGCCGAGCGCACCGACGACTTCTTCAGCCACCGTGCCGAGAAGGGCATGACCGGCCGGTTCGGGGCGCTGATATGCCTGTCCTGA
- a CDS encoding DUF2461 domain-containing protein, producing MTQRAPGTPFTGFPAEGLQFMRDLAANNTREWFESRKQAYLDTVQGPAVALVEALGARLQDLVPGITVDTRTNGSGNLMRLHRDTRFSTDKSPYKTHIPMMFPVGGKKMDSPGFGLQITLDGVDCMAGVFRVRQRRVGPLSRCGRVRHARPGAREGGRYRAQGRAYTLNGGSFKRVPSGYDPEHPRAEWLRYGGLYASISGLPQDIARSAALVDVLMTHFAAMKPIVDWLRAAIG from the coding sequence ATGACCCAACGCGCGCCGGGCACCCCGTTCACCGGCTTCCCTGCCGAAGGGCTTCAGTTCATGCGCGATCTCGCCGCGAACAACACCCGCGAGTGGTTCGAGTCCCGCAAGCAAGCGTATCTCGATACCGTTCAGGGTCCCGCGGTCGCGCTGGTGGAGGCGCTCGGCGCGCGCTTGCAAGACCTCGTGCCGGGCATCACGGTCGATACGCGCACCAACGGCAGCGGCAATCTGATGCGCCTGCACCGCGACACGCGCTTCAGCACTGACAAGTCGCCGTACAAGACGCACATCCCGATGATGTTTCCGGTCGGCGGCAAGAAGATGGACAGCCCCGGCTTCGGCCTGCAGATTACGCTCGACGGTGTCGACTGCATGGCTGGCGTCTTCCGGGTTCGACAAAGGCGCGTTGGCCCGCTATCGCGATGCGGTCGTGTCCGACACGCACGGCCCGGCGCTCGTGAAGGCGGTCGCTACCGTGCGCAAGGCCGGGCCTACACGCTCAATGGCGGGAGCTTCAAGCGCGTGCCGTCCGGCTACGACCCCGAGCATCCGCGCGCCGAATGGCTGCGCTACGGCGGATTGTACGCCTCGATCAGCGGCCTGCCGCAGGACATCGCGCGCTCTGCCGCGCTCGTCGACGTGCTGATGACCCACTTCGCCGCCATGAAGCCGATCGTGGATTGGCTCCGCGCCGCGATCGGATAG